A genomic segment from uncultured Marinifilum sp. encodes:
- a CDS encoding HU family DNA-binding protein → MFVYDSSLKAFLTLKFYKVMNKAQLIDAIANKAGLTKADSKKALDAFIETTTEALKGDDRVALVGFGSFSVSKRDARTGRNPQTGKPINIPAKKVIKFKAGSELADSVQ, encoded by the coding sequence ATATTTGTATATGATTCAAGTTTAAAAGCATTTTTAACCCTAAAATTTTATAAAGTTATGAACAAAGCTCAATTAATTGATGCAATTGCAAACAAAGCAGGTTTAACTAAAGCAGATTCTAAAAAAGCATTAGATGCTTTCATTGAAACAACAACTGAAGCATTAAAAGGTGATGATAGAGTTGCTCTTGTAGGATTTGGTTCTTTTTCAGTTTCTAAGCGTGATGCAAGAACTGGTAGAAATCCTCAAACCGGTAAACCTATTAATATTCCAGCTAAAAAAGTTATTAAATTTAAAGCTGGTTCAGAATTAGCAGACTCTGTACAATAA
- a CDS encoding dihydrofolate reductase: MSESFTYQTEQFADIKILRYQVPGFEDLSLRQKELIYYLAQAARCGRDILFDQNNKYNLSIRRTLEAILKSYDGNRECEDFKKFMVYTKRVWFSNGIHHHYSMDKFLPEFDAEYFGELLANTNFELLPLQEKEDVPALMNRLVPVIFDEKVDCKRVVLNPEMDLIADSANNYYEGVNQEEVEAFYAKADKGDPEKPLSIGLNSKLIKENNQIIEKVWKIGGMYSEAIEKIVFYLEKAIPFADSELQKESLLKLVDFYKTGDLKTFDEYSILWVKDLDAHIDVVNGFIEVYGDAMAFKASWESVVNFKDIEATKRTEIISNNAQWFEDNSPVDERFKKDEVKGVSAKVITVAMLGGDCHPATPIGVNLPNAEWIRKEHGSKSVTIDNITDAYHQSSLKGGMIEEFAYSKEEVARAKKHGHLGGNLHTDLHECLGHGSGQLLLGVGMDALKNYHSTLEEARADLFALYYMMDSKMIELGLMPTLDVAKAEYDTYIRNGLLTQLTRIELGKDIEESHMRNRQLIAKWVYEKGDGVIEKLTKDGKSFFVVNDYEKLRNLFGELLREVQRIKSEGDFEAGKTLVENYAVKVDVDLHKEVKERFEKLNLAAYAGFINPDYHPVMEDGKIVDVKISYPMDFTQQMLEYGEKYSFLPNIN, encoded by the coding sequence ATGAGCGAATCATTTACATATCAAACCGAACAATTTGCTGATATTAAAATATTAAGATATCAGGTTCCTGGATTTGAAGATTTAAGTCTGCGTCAGAAAGAATTGATATATTATTTGGCACAAGCTGCTCGTTGTGGAAGAGATATTTTATTCGATCAGAATAACAAGTATAATTTAAGTATCAGAAGAACTTTAGAAGCCATTCTTAAGTCATACGATGGTAATCGTGAATGTGAAGATTTTAAAAAATTTATGGTCTACACTAAACGCGTTTGGTTTTCAAATGGGATTCATCATCATTACTCGATGGATAAGTTCTTGCCTGAATTTGATGCTGAGTATTTTGGTGAGTTGCTGGCAAATACAAATTTCGAATTGTTGCCTTTACAGGAAAAAGAAGATGTGCCTGCTTTGATGAATCGATTGGTTCCTGTGATTTTTGATGAAAAAGTCGATTGTAAGCGTGTAGTGTTAAATCCAGAAATGGATTTGATAGCCGATTCGGCAAATAACTACTACGAAGGCGTAAATCAGGAAGAAGTAGAGGCGTTTTATGCTAAAGCAGATAAAGGAGATCCGGAAAAACCATTATCAATAGGATTGAATTCGAAATTGATTAAAGAGAATAATCAAATTATTGAAAAAGTTTGGAAGATTGGTGGAATGTACAGCGAGGCAATTGAAAAAATTGTTTTCTATCTGGAAAAAGCTATTCCTTTTGCTGATAGTGAATTACAAAAGGAATCCTTACTTAAATTGGTCGATTTTTATAAGACAGGAGATCTGAAAACTTTCGATGAATATTCTATTCTTTGGGTGAAAGATTTAGATGCACACATTGATGTGGTGAATGGTTTTATAGAAGTGTATGGCGATGCAATGGCTTTTAAGGCAAGCTGGGAATCGGTAGTTAACTTTAAAGATATAGAAGCTACAAAAAGAACCGAAATTATATCGAATAATGCACAATGGTTCGAAGATAATTCGCCTGTTGATGAACGTTTTAAAAAAGACGAGGTTAAAGGTGTTAGCGCCAAAGTTATTACGGTTGCAATGTTGGGTGGCGATTGTCATCCAGCAACACCAATTGGAGTTAACTTGCCAAATGCCGAGTGGATTAGAAAAGAACATGGCAGCAAATCGGTAACTATCGATAATATAACAGATGCATATCATCAGTCTTCTTTAAAAGGAGGAATGATAGAAGAATTTGCATATAGCAAAGAGGAAGTTGCCAGAGCAAAAAAGCACGGACATTTAGGTGGAAATTTGCATACCGATTTGCATGAATGTTTGGGGCACGGATCAGGACAATTGTTACTAGGAGTTGGTATGGATGCTCTAAAGAACTACCATTCAACTTTAGAAGAGGCAAGAGCCGATTTATTCGCTTTGTATTACATGATGGATTCTAAAATGATAGAGCTGGGCTTAATGCCAACTCTTGATGTGGCTAAAGCAGAATACGATACTTATATCAGAAATGGTTTACTTACTCAACTAACCAGAATTGAATTGGGAAAAGATATCGAGGAATCGCACATGCGAAACCGCCAGTTAATTGCCAAGTGGGTGTACGAAAAAGGTGATGGAGTAATTGAGAAGCTAACAAAAGATGGCAAAAGCTTTTTTGTAGTAAATGATTACGAGAAGCTAAGAAATTTATTTGGAGAGCTGTTAAGAGAAGTTCAACGCATAAAATCGGAAGGTGATTTTGAAGCTGGAAAAACTTTGGTGGAAAATTATGCCGTTAAAGTAGATGTCGATTTGCACAAAGAAGTAAAGGAGCGATTCGAAAAATTAAATTTGGCTGCTTATGCTGGTTTTATTAATCCCGATTATCATCCTGTAATGGAAGATGGTAAAATAGTGGATGTAAAAATCTCTTATCCAATGGATTTTACGCAGCAGATGTTGGAATATGGCGAGAAGTATTCTTTTCTACCAAATATCAATTAA
- the thrC gene encoding threonine synthase, protein MKYFSTKNKELRYGFKDAVIKGLAPDKGLFFPVSIPKLSNDFFEKLPQMSLAQIGFEVAKHFVGNDISQTDLKSICEEVFNFPIPLVKVEESVYSLELFHGPTCAFKDVGARFMSRCLGAFAKQNKEEITILVATSGDTGSAVANGFLGVNGVKVIILYPKGKVSKIQEQQLTTMGQNITALEVEGTFDDCQALVKKAFADKDLSTRMNLTSANSINIARLLPQSFYYFYAMAQLQAKGKDVIVSVPSGNYGNLTGGLLAKQMGLSIKGFVASANRNKVVPDYLESGLYEPKASVQTISNAMDVGAPSNFERMMELYQNEHVDILKDIKGAWYSDNETEKIMDELYRKEGYILDPHGAVGYLGLKKYLDVDSQLGIFLETAHPAKFKDTVEKVIKNELEIPEYLKQCLNKKKNSIIIGKEFALLKSYLLELTPEK, encoded by the coding sequence ATGAAATATTTTAGTACAAAAAATAAAGAATTAAGATACGGATTTAAAGATGCCGTAATAAAAGGATTGGCTCCGGATAAAGGTCTGTTTTTCCCTGTTTCTATTCCAAAATTAAGTAATGATTTTTTTGAAAAATTACCTCAAATGAGTTTGGCACAGATTGGTTTTGAAGTGGCAAAACATTTTGTGGGTAATGATATTAGTCAGACCGATTTAAAAAGTATATGCGAGGAAGTTTTTAATTTTCCGATTCCACTGGTTAAGGTAGAAGAAAGTGTATATTCTTTGGAATTATTTCATGGTCCAACTTGTGCTTTTAAAGATGTAGGGGCACGTTTTATGAGCAGATGCTTAGGCGCATTTGCAAAACAAAATAAGGAAGAAATAACAATTTTAGTTGCAACTTCAGGCGATACTGGTAGTGCTGTTGCAAATGGTTTTTTGGGCGTAAATGGTGTTAAGGTTATTATTTTGTATCCCAAAGGAAAGGTTAGTAAAATTCAAGAACAACAACTTACTACTATGGGACAGAATATTACAGCCCTAGAAGTGGAAGGTACATTTGACGATTGTCAGGCTTTGGTGAAAAAAGCTTTTGCCGATAAAGACTTAAGTACAAGGATGAATTTAACATCGGCCAATTCAATTAACATTGCTCGTTTGCTTCCGCAGAGTTTCTATTATTTCTATGCTATGGCGCAATTACAAGCAAAAGGTAAAGATGTAATTGTATCGGTACCAAGTGGCAATTATGGAAATTTAACTGGAGGATTGCTGGCTAAACAAATGGGCTTATCCATAAAAGGTTTTGTAGCCTCGGCAAATAGAAATAAGGTAGTGCCCGATTATTTAGAGAGTGGTTTATATGAGCCAAAAGCTTCGGTTCAAACCATTTCTAATGCAATGGATGTAGGTGCACCAAGTAATTTTGAAAGGATGATGGAGCTTTACCAAAATGAGCATGTTGATATTTTGAAAGATATTAAAGGTGCTTGGTATTCTGATAATGAAACTGAAAAAATAATGGACGAGTTGTATCGTAAAGAGGGATACATTCTCGATCCTCATGGAGCTGTGGGCTATTTAGGCTTAAAAAAATATCTGGATGTGGATAGTCAACTTGGTATTTTTCTGGAAACTGCTCATCCTGCTAAATTTAAAGATACTGTTGAAAAAGTAATAAAGAATGAACTTGAGATACCAGAATATCTTAAACAGTGTCTAAATAAGAAAAAAAATAGTATCATTATTGGAAAAGAATTTGCTTTACTTAAATCCTATTTGTTAGAGCTGACGCCTGAAAAATAA
- a CDS encoding LytTR family DNA-binding domain-containing protein yields the protein MNCVVIDDDKLSRKVVESYIERTDFLTFGASYSSAIDAINNIKKNEPVDLIFLDIEMPEMSGMEFLNSLNTTPQIIIISSKEQYALEAFEYDVTDYLLKPISYSRFFKAANKANKRYKNSEGFVQDNNEIFIKSNSSLVRLNYDDILWIEALENYVVVNTYQEKYTIHFTMKAIEEKMPAARFSRIHRSYIVNLSKIELIEDNSVVINTEGGAKSIPIGKSYRDKLMGDINLMTR from the coding sequence ATGAATTGTGTTGTAATTGATGATGATAAACTTTCAAGGAAAGTTGTTGAAAGTTATATAGAAAGAACTGATTTTTTAACATTTGGTGCATCCTATTCAAGTGCGATCGATGCAATCAATAATATAAAGAAAAATGAGCCTGTAGACTTGATTTTTCTAGATATTGAGATGCCTGAAATGAGTGGAATGGAGTTCTTAAATAGTTTAAATACAACTCCACAAATAATAATAATATCATCTAAAGAGCAATATGCGCTCGAAGCTTTCGAATATGATGTAACTGATTATTTACTTAAACCAATTAGTTATAGTCGATTTTTTAAAGCAGCAAACAAAGCAAATAAACGTTATAAGAATAGCGAAGGCTTTGTTCAGGATAACAATGAAATCTTTATTAAAAGTAATTCTTCTTTAGTTCGTTTAAATTACGACGATATTTTATGGATAGAAGCTTTAGAGAATTATGTTGTGGTAAATACTTATCAGGAAAAGTATACAATCCATTTTACCATGAAAGCCATTGAAGAGAAAATGCCAGCGGCAAGATTCTCAAGAATTCATCGTTCATATATTGTAAATCTTAGTAAAATTGAATTAATCGAAGATAATTCTGTGGTAATTAATACCGAAGGTGGAGCTAAGTCGATTCCAATTGGTAAATCGTATCGCGATAAGTTAATGGGAGATATTAATTTAATGACCCGATAG
- a CDS encoding RNA methyltransferase — MEKKLLIESVKFMEQFVSEKRVDLINSNADNRTRYITVVLENIFQAQNASAVMRSCDCFGIQDLHVIENTNEYTLNPDVVMGSSKWVDLYRYNEKEENTLDTIHSLKKNGYRIIATTPHTNDILLPDFDLKKGKAAFFFGTELTGLSDVVMDNADEFVKIPMYGFTESFNISVSAALVLNHLSTEIRRENVNWRLSEIEKLELKLEWLKKSVRKGDKLLEEFFLRFKNE; from the coding sequence ATGGAGAAGAAACTCCTTATTGAATCGGTTAAGTTTATGGAGCAATTTGTATCCGAGAAACGAGTCGATCTAATTAATTCGAATGCCGATAATAGAACAAGGTACATAACTGTTGTTCTAGAAAATATTTTTCAGGCCCAAAATGCCAGTGCTGTAATGCGTTCCTGCGACTGTTTTGGTATTCAGGATTTACATGTAATAGAAAACACAAACGAATATACTCTTAATCCTGATGTGGTAATGGGATCTTCAAAATGGGTTGATCTATACAGATATAATGAAAAAGAAGAAAACACTTTAGATACAATACACAGCCTTAAGAAGAATGGTTATCGCATAATTGCAACTACGCCGCATACAAATGATATTTTATTACCCGATTTTGATTTAAAAAAAGGCAAAGCTGCATTCTTTTTCGGTACCGAATTAACCGGTTTATCGGATGTGGTAATGGATAATGCCGACGAATTTGTTAAAATACCAATGTATGGATTTACCGAAAGTTTTAATATTTCTGTTTCAGCAGCTTTAGTGTTAAATCATTTGTCAACAGAAATTAGAAGAGAAAATGTAAATTGGCGCCTAAGTGAGATCGAAAAATTGGAATTAAAGCTTGAATGGCTAAAAAAATCAGTTAGAAAAGGAGATAAATTACTAGAAGAGTTTTTTTTACGATTTAAAAATGAGTAA
- a CDS encoding homoserine kinase: protein MSELVKVFAPGSVSNVGCGFDILGFAIDGVGDEMIVKKNNKNAIIINPVKDYENLPTDPKKNVAGVAIQALLDDLNSNQGFDVEIIKNIKPGSGIGSSAASAAGAVVAVNELLGKPYTKMQLVDFAMKGEELASGDVHADNVAPATLGGFCLIRGYNPLDIVHINSPKDLWCTVIHPQIEIKTKESRELLSPEIPLKKAIRQWGNVAGLMSGLYTSDYGLIGRSLEDHIVEPQRKVLIPEFDKLKESVMNAGALGCSISGSGPSVFALAQGKESADAIAIAMNTVFKNTSLEYKIYVSKISEGGVRVI from the coding sequence ATGTCAGAATTAGTAAAAGTATTTGCACCCGGCAGCGTTTCTAACGTTGGTTGTGGTTTCGATATATTAGGATTTGCCATCGATGGGGTGGGTGATGAAATGATCGTAAAAAAAAATAATAAAAATGCAATAATTATAAATCCGGTTAAAGACTATGAGAATCTTCCAACCGATCCTAAAAAAAATGTTGCAGGGGTAGCTATTCAGGCTCTATTGGATGATTTAAATAGTAATCAGGGCTTTGATGTGGAAATTATTAAAAACATTAAACCAGGTAGTGGCATAGGATCCAGCGCAGCAAGCGCTGCTGGGGCAGTTGTGGCGGTAAATGAGCTTTTGGGTAAACCATATACTAAAATGCAATTGGTCGATTTTGCTATGAAAGGTGAAGAGCTGGCTTCGGGCGACGTACATGCCGACAATGTTGCACCAGCAACTTTAGGAGGCTTTTGTCTTATTCGTGGTTACAATCCATTGGATATTGTACATATTAATTCTCCAAAAGATTTATGGTGTACCGTAATTCATCCCCAAATTGAAATTAAAACAAAAGAATCAAGAGAACTTTTATCTCCTGAAATACCATTAAAAAAGGCAATTCGCCAATGGGGTAATGTAGCTGGATTAATGTCGGGTTTATATACTTCCGATTATGGCTTAATTGGACGATCACTCGAAGATCATATTGTAGAGCCACAACGAAAAGTTTTAATTCCTGAATTTGATAAACTTAAAGAATCGGTTATGAATGCTGGTGCATTGGGCTGTTCAATTTCCGGATCAGGTCCGTCGGTGTTTGCATTGGCTCAGGGAAAAGAATCTGCCGATGCAATAGCTATAGCAATGAATACAGTATTTAAAAACACAAGTTTGGAATATAAAATTTATGTTTCTAAAATTAGTGAAGGTGGTGTGAGAGTTATATAA
- a CDS encoding aspartate aminotransferase family protein: MITNRQLFLQHVATTSDYPISLEIERAEGIYMYSPDGKPYLDLVSGVSVSNLGHGHPRVKQAVKDQVDKYMHLMVYGEFVETPQVLLAKLLADNLPEKLNSVYFVNSGSEANEGALKLAKRYTGRSEIIYFTRAYHGSTHGALSVLCDEEMKNAFRPLLPDTRMIEFANPIDLDQITEKTACVILEPIQSEGGMIIPSKEYIQALRAKCTEMGALLIFDEVQMGFGRTGKLFAFEHFDVVPDILCLAKAMGGGMPIGAFISDKKILDSFKSNPMLGHITTFGGHPVCCAAAKASLEVLLEENIVADVQRKGELFVELLKTHPLVKGFRQLGLFIAVIVESKDIMLEIMKEAYELGVVMDAFLFCDDAYRIAPPLNITDDEIQGAAELLIKAMDKVNK, encoded by the coding sequence ATGATTACAAATCGACAATTATTTCTACAACACGTAGCAACTACTTCTGATTACCCTATTTCATTAGAAATTGAGAGAGCAGAAGGAATATATATGTACAGCCCGGACGGAAAGCCATATTTGGATCTCGTATCGGGCGTTTCTGTTAGTAACCTTGGGCACGGACATCCCCGCGTTAAGCAAGCCGTAAAAGATCAGGTAGATAAATACATGCACCTAATGGTGTATGGGGAGTTTGTGGAAACACCGCAAGTACTTTTGGCCAAACTGTTGGCTGACAATCTTCCTGAAAAGTTAAACTCTGTTTACTTTGTAAATTCAGGTAGCGAGGCAAACGAAGGTGCGCTAAAATTAGCAAAGCGATATACAGGTCGATCTGAAATTATTTATTTTACAAGAGCATATCACGGAAGTACACATGGTGCTTTAAGTGTTTTGTGTGATGAAGAAATGAAAAATGCATTTCGACCCTTGTTGCCGGATACCAGAATGATTGAATTTGCAAATCCAATAGATTTGGATCAGATCACAGAAAAGACTGCTTGTGTGATTCTAGAGCCAATTCAATCCGAAGGAGGAATGATTATTCCATCGAAAGAATACATTCAGGCCTTGCGTGCTAAATGTACTGAAATGGGCGCTTTGCTTATTTTTGATGAAGTGCAAATGGGATTTGGACGAACTGGGAAACTATTTGCTTTTGAGCATTTCGATGTTGTACCCGATATTTTATGTCTGGCCAAAGCAATGGGTGGCGGAATGCCTATTGGAGCATTTATTTCTGATAAAAAAATATTAGACTCTTTTAAAAGTAACCCTATGCTTGGGCACATAACTACTTTTGGAGGTCACCCAGTTTGTTGTGCTGCAGCTAAGGCATCATTAGAGGTTTTGCTCGAAGAAAATATTGTAGCCGATGTTCAGCGCAAAGGAGAACTTTTTGTTGAATTATTAAAAACCCATCCTTTGGTGAAAGGGTTCCGACAGTTAGGGCTTTTTATAGCTGTTATTGTGGAATCTAAGGATATCATGCTTGAGATTATGAAAGAAGCTTACGAATTAGGTGTGGTAATGGATGCTTTCCTTTTTTGTGATGATGCTTATCGAATTGCCCCACCTTTAAATATTACAGATGATGAAATACAAGGTGCAGCTGAGCTTCTAATTAAGGCTATGGATAAAGTAAACAAATAA
- a CDS encoding M28 family peptidase, giving the protein MIQKLLALFGVCLFSLTGFAQDMNYTKKLVEKLSSKEFHGRGYVYKGDSIAAAYLSKEMKNIGLKSFTKNYYQPYTTSINTYPQNPNLMLDGKELESASEYIVNPNAKTCAGESELCWITKDVLTNQRSLGDFMKKDLSNSFLAIDSTGLNNKDLYNFAQAMLKKNVFNAKGVVLINGKLKFSARTKLVDYPTFMIKSEVITPDVKKISYNIKSQFIEDYHTQNLVGYIPGKSDTCIVYSAHYDHLGHFGEKFYPGANDNASGVAMVLDLAKYFKAKKKKPHYTLVFALFSGEEAGLLGSKHYAANPLLPLAKTKIVLNFDMVATGDKGIYVINGKTVPNEMAKFTAINKKKDYVFKMFPTGESSSSDHASFHEKGVKAVFFYTHGGLGDYHETTDTADKLGYDQFEGIFKLVRDYTEMK; this is encoded by the coding sequence ATGATTCAAAAATTACTTGCCCTATTTGGTGTATGCTTGTTTTCTTTAACAGGATTTGCTCAGGATATGAATTACACCAAAAAACTGGTAGAAAAATTAAGCTCTAAAGAATTTCACGGTCGTGGATATGTTTACAAAGGCGATAGTATTGCTGCTGCATACTTGTCGAAAGAGATGAAAAATATTGGACTAAAAAGTTTTACTAAAAATTATTATCAGCCATATACAACTTCCATTAATACCTATCCCCAAAATCCAAACTTAATGTTGGATGGTAAAGAGTTGGAATCGGCGAGCGAGTATATAGTAAATCCAAATGCGAAAACTTGCGCTGGAGAATCGGAATTGTGCTGGATTACAAAGGATGTATTAACCAATCAGCGGAGCTTGGGAGATTTTATGAAGAAAGATCTTTCGAATTCGTTTTTGGCAATTGACTCTACAGGGTTAAATAATAAGGATTTGTACAATTTTGCTCAGGCAATGCTAAAAAAGAACGTTTTTAATGCAAAAGGTGTGGTTCTGATTAATGGTAAATTAAAGTTTTCGGCGAGAACAAAGCTTGTTGATTATCCAACTTTCATGATAAAATCGGAAGTAATAACTCCCGATGTGAAAAAAATCAGCTACAATATAAAAAGTCAATTTATAGAGGACTATCATACACAGAATTTAGTTGGCTATATTCCAGGTAAGTCGGATACTTGTATTGTTTATTCCGCTCATTATGATCATTTAGGACATTTTGGTGAAAAATTTTATCCAGGAGCTAACGATAATGCTAGTGGGGTTGCTATGGTTTTAGATCTGGCAAAATACTTTAAAGCCAAGAAGAAGAAACCTCATTATACCTTGGTTTTTGCTTTGTTTAGTGGAGAAGAAGCTGGTTTGTTAGGATCAAAACATTATGCTGCAAATCCATTGCTGCCTTTAGCCAAAACTAAAATTGTTCTTAATTTTGATATGGTAGCCACTGGCGATAAAGGAATTTATGTAATTAATGGTAAAACAGTGCCTAATGAAATGGCAAAGTTCACTGCCATTAATAAAAAGAAAGACTATGTGTTTAAGATGTTCCCAACTGGTGAATCTTCATCTTCCGATCATGCTTCCTTTCACGAAAAAGGGGTAAAAGCAGTATTCTTTTATACGCATGGCGGATTAGGAGATTACCATGAAACTACCGATACTGCCGACAAGTTAGGATACGATCAGTTCGAAGGTATTTTTAAATTGGTAAGAGATTATACAGAAATGAAATAA